In the Sus scrofa isolate TJ Tabasco breed Duroc chromosome 7, Sscrofa11.1, whole genome shotgun sequence genome, one interval contains:
- the NGDN gene encoding neuroguidin isoform X1, giving the protein MKVASGRRSSCHSGTKTEVLESDLPNAVALLKNLQEQVIAVTAQVQALTKKVQAKAFPTEKGLSLLEVKDQLLLMYLMDLSHLILHKASGGSLQGHAAVLRLVEIRTVLEKLRPLDQKLKYQIDKLVKTAVTGSLSENDPLRFKPHPSNMMSKLNSEDEEEDEAEEGQSGASGKKSGKAIAKKYVPPRLVPVHYDETEAEREKKRLERAKRRALSSSVIRELKEQYSDAPEEIRDARHPHVTRQSQEDQHRINYEESMMVRLSVSKREKGRRKRASIMSSQLHSLTHFSDISALTGGTPHLDEDQNLTKRRKKIPKKGRKKKGFRRRR; this is encoded by the exons ATGAAAGTTGCTTCAGGGAGGCGTTCTTCCTGCCACAGCGGGACAAAAACA GAGGTGCTGGAGTCGGACCTGCCAAATGCTGTGGCACTTTTGAAAAACCTTCAGGAACAG GTGATAGCTGTCACTGCACAAGTGCAAGCCCTGACCAAAAAAGTTCAAGCTAAGGCCTTTCCTACAGAAAAG GGTCTCAGCCTTTTGGAAGTGAAAGATCAGCTGTTGCTCATGTACCTTATGGATTTGAGCCATCTCATCCTACACAAAGCCTCAGGAGGGTCTCTTCAGGGACATGCTGCAGTTTTGAGACTGGTGGAGATTCGCACG GTTTTGGAAAAGCTTCGTCCTTTGGACCAAAAACTGAAGTATCAAATTGACAAACTGGTCAAGACTGCAGTGACAGGCAGCCTCA GTGAGAATGACCCACTCCGTTTTAAGCCTCATCCCAGCAATATGATGAGCAAG TTGAACTCTGAGGATGAAGAGGAAGATGAAGCAGAGGAAGGCCAGTCTGGGGCTTCAGGGAAGAAATCTGGAAAAGCGATAGCTAAGAAATATGTTCCCCCACGCTTGGTTCCAGTGCATTATG ATGAAACAGAAGCTGAGCGGGAGAAGAAGCGCCTAGAACGAGCCAAGAGACGGGCATTGAGCAGCTCTGTCATTCGTGAACTAAAGGAGCAGTACTCAGATGCCCCAGAGGAAATTCGTGATGCTCGACATCCTCATGTTACTCGCCAGAGCCAGGAGGATCAACACAG GATTAACTATGAGGAGAGCATGATGGTGCGTTTAAGTGTCAGTAAGCGAGAGAAAGGACGGCGAAAACGAGCAAGTATCATGAGCTCACAACTTCATTCCCTCACACACTTCAGTGACATCAGTGCTTTGACAGGAGGAACCCCTCATCTTGATGAG GATCAGAATCTTACTAAGAGGCGGAAGAAGATACCCAAGAAAGGTCGGAAGAAAAAAG GTTTTCGGAGGCGGCGGTGA
- the NGDN gene encoding neuroguidin translates to MAAPEVLESDLPNAVALLKNLQEQVIAVTAQVQALTKKVQAKAFPTEKGLSLLEVKDQLLLMYLMDLSHLILHKASGGSLQGHAAVLRLVEIRTVLEKLRPLDQKLKYQIDKLVKTAVTGSLSENDPLRFKPHPSNMMSKLNSEDEEEDEAEEGQSGASGKKSGKAIAKKYVPPRLVPVHYDETEAEREKKRLERAKRRALSSSVIRELKEQYSDAPEEIRDARHPHVTRQSQEDQHRINYEESMMVRLSVSKREKGRRKRASIMSSQLHSLTHFSDISALTGGTPHLDEDQNLTKRRKKIPKKGRKKKGFRRRR, encoded by the exons ATGGCGGCGCCG GAGGTGCTGGAGTCGGACCTGCCAAATGCTGTGGCACTTTTGAAAAACCTTCAGGAACAG GTGATAGCTGTCACTGCACAAGTGCAAGCCCTGACCAAAAAAGTTCAAGCTAAGGCCTTTCCTACAGAAAAG GGTCTCAGCCTTTTGGAAGTGAAAGATCAGCTGTTGCTCATGTACCTTATGGATTTGAGCCATCTCATCCTACACAAAGCCTCAGGAGGGTCTCTTCAGGGACATGCTGCAGTTTTGAGACTGGTGGAGATTCGCACG GTTTTGGAAAAGCTTCGTCCTTTGGACCAAAAACTGAAGTATCAAATTGACAAACTGGTCAAGACTGCAGTGACAGGCAGCCTCA GTGAGAATGACCCACTCCGTTTTAAGCCTCATCCCAGCAATATGATGAGCAAG TTGAACTCTGAGGATGAAGAGGAAGATGAAGCAGAGGAAGGCCAGTCTGGGGCTTCAGGGAAGAAATCTGGAAAAGCGATAGCTAAGAAATATGTTCCCCCACGCTTGGTTCCAGTGCATTATG ATGAAACAGAAGCTGAGCGGGAGAAGAAGCGCCTAGAACGAGCCAAGAGACGGGCATTGAGCAGCTCTGTCATTCGTGAACTAAAGGAGCAGTACTCAGATGCCCCAGAGGAAATTCGTGATGCTCGACATCCTCATGTTACTCGCCAGAGCCAGGAGGATCAACACAG GATTAACTATGAGGAGAGCATGATGGTGCGTTTAAGTGTCAGTAAGCGAGAGAAAGGACGGCGAAAACGAGCAAGTATCATGAGCTCACAACTTCATTCCCTCACACACTTCAGTGACATCAGTGCTTTGACAGGAGGAACCCCTCATCTTGATGAG GATCAGAATCTTACTAAGAGGCGGAAGAAGATACCCAAGAAAGGTCGGAAGAAAAAAG GTTTTCGGAGGCGGCGGTGA